A single region of the Mus caroli chromosome 16, CAROLI_EIJ_v1.1, whole genome shotgun sequence genome encodes:
- the Slc5a3 gene encoding sodium/myo-inositol cotransporter, translated as MRAVLEAADIAVVALYFILVMCIGFFAMWKSNRSTVSGYFLAGRSMTWVAIGASLFVSNIGSEHFIGLAGSGAASGFAVGAWEFNALLLLQLLGWVFIPIYIRSGVYTMPEYLSKRFGGHRIQVYFAALSLLLYIFTKLSVDLYSGALFIQESLGWNLYVSVILLIGMTALLTVTGGLVAVIYTDTLQALLMIIGALTLMVISMVKIGGFEEVKRRYMLASPDVASILLKYNLSNTNACMVHPKANALKMLRDPTDEDVPWPGFILGQTPASVWYWCADQVIVQRVLAAKNIAHAKGSTLMAGFLKLLPMFIIVVPGMISRIVFADEIACINPEHCMQVCGSRAGCSNIAYPRLVMTLVPVGLRGLMMAVMIAALMSDLDSIFNSASTIFTLDVYKLIRKSTSSRELMIVGRIFVAFMVVISIAWVPIIVEMQGGQMYLYIQEVADYLTPPVAALFLLAIFWKRCNEQGAFYGGMAGFVLGAVRLILAFTYRAPECDQPDNRPGFIKDIHYMYVATALFWITGLITVIVSLLTPPPTKDQIRTTTFWSKKTLVTKESCSQKEEPYKMQEKSMLQCSENSEVISHTIPNGKSEDSIKGLQPEDVNLLVTCREEGNPVASMGHSEAETPVDAYSNGQAALMGEREREKETENRSRYWKFIDWFCGFKSKSLSKRSLRDLMDEEAVCLQMLEETPQVKVILNIGLFAVCSLGIFMFVYFSL; from the coding sequence ATGAGGGCTGTACTGGAGGCAGCAGACATTGCCGTAGTGGCCCTGTATTTTATCCTGGTCATGTGCATTGGCTTTTTTGCCATGTGGAAATCTAATAGAAGCACTGTGAGTGGATACTTCCTGGCCGGGCGCTCTATGACCTGGGTGGCGATTGGTGCCTCTCTGTTTGTGAGCAATATTGGGAGTGAACACTTCATTGGGCTGGCAGGATCTGGAGCAGCGAGTGGATTTGCAGTGGGCGCGTGGGAGTTCAATGCCTTACTGCTCTTGCAACTTCTGGGATGGGTTTTCATCCCCATTTACATCCGCTCAGGGGTGTATACCATGCCTGAGTACTTGTCCAAGAGGTTCGGTGGCCATAGGATTCAGGTCTATTTTGCagccttgtctctgcttctctatATCTTCACCAAGCTCTCAGTGGATCTGTATTCAGGTGCCCTCTTTATCCAGGAGTCCTTGGGTTGGAACCTTTATGTGTCTGTCATCCTGCTCATTGGCATGACTGCTCTGCTGACTGTCACCGGAGGCCTTGTTGCAGTGATCTACACAGACACTCTGCAGGCTCTGCTCATGATCATTGGGGCGCTCACACTTATGGTTATTAGCATGGTGAAGATTGGAGGGTTTGAGGAAGTTAAGAGAAGGTACATGTTGGCCTCACCTGATGTTGCTTCCATTTTGTTGAAGTACAACCTTTCCAACACAAATGCTTGTATGGTCCATCCTAAGGCGAATGCCCTAAAAATGTTGAGAGATCCAACAGATGAAGATGTTCCATGGCCTGGATTCATTCTTGGGCAAACCCCAGCCTCGGTATGGTACTGGTGTGCTGACCAAGTCATCGTACAGAGGGTTCTAGCAGCCAAAAACATTGCTCATGCCAAAGGCTCCACTCTAATGGCTGGCTTCTTGAAGCTTCTACCAATGTTTATCATAGTTGTACCAGGAATGATTTCCAGGATAGTGTTTGCTGATGAGATAGCTTGCATCAACCCAGAACACTGCATGCAAGTGTGTGGAAGCAGAGCTGGCTGCTCCAATATTGCTTACCCACGCCTGGTGATGACCTTGGTTCCTGTGGGCCTTCGGGGCCTGATGATGGCAGTGATGATTGCAGCTCTGATGAGTGACTTGGACTCCATCTTTAACAGCGCCAGTACCATATTCACCCTCGATGTGTACAAACTTATCCGCAAGAGTACAAGTTCCCGGGAACTAATGATTGTGGGCAGGATATTTGTGGCTTTTATGGTTGTCATCAGCATAGCGTGGGTGCCAATTATTGTGGAGATGCAAGGAGGCCAAATGTACCTTTACATCCAGGAGGTGGCAGATTATCTGACCCCTCCCGTGGCAGCCCTCTTCCTTCTGGCAATTTTCTGGAAACGCTGCAATGAGCAAGGGGCTTTCTATGGTGGAATGGCAGGCTTTGTTCTTGGAGCTGTCCGTTTGATACTGGCTTTTACCTACCGTGCTCCTGAGTGTGACCAACCTGATAACAGGCCAGGCTTCATCAAAGACATCCATTATATGTACGTGGCTACGGCATTATTTTGGATCACAGGACTCATTACTGTGATTGTCAGTCTTCTCACACCACCTCCCACAAAGGATCAGATTCGTACCACTACCTTTTGGTCAAAGAAGACCCTGGTGACAAAGGAGAGCTGTTCTCAGAAAGAAGAACCATACAAAATGCAAGAGAAGAGCATGCTGCAGTGCAGTGAGAATAGCGAAGTCATCAGCCATACTATTCCCAACGGGAAGTCTGAAGACAGCATTAAGGGACTGCAACCTGAAGACGTTAATCTGCTGGTGACATGCCGAGAAGAGGGCAACCCAGTGGCTTCCATGGGTCATTCAGAGGCAGAAACACCAGTAGATGCTTATTCCAATGGGCAAGCAGCTCTCAtgggtgagagagaaagagagaaggaaacgGAAAATAGAAGCCGGTATTGGAAGTTCATAGACTGGTTTTGTGGCTTTAAGAGTAAAAGCCTTAGCAAGAGGAGCCTCAGAGACTTGATGGATGAGGAGGCTGTGTGTTTACAAATGTTAGAAGAGACTCCACAAGTTAAAGTGATACTTAACATTGGACTTTTTGCTGTGTGTTCACTTGGaattttcatgtttgtttatttctccttATGA